The nucleotide window CATCGACGAAGAGTACGTCGTCGAATGGAACATCGAGGGAGAGGTGGTCACCATCGGAATCACGCCTCTCTACATGAAGGAGGCACTAATCACATTCACACAGATTCCAGGCATCAATGAGAAGAAAGCTGTACTCATGTATGATGCAGGATACAATAGCCTCGCTTCTTTGGAGCAGGCAACCAGTGGAGAACTCGGGAAGATAGAGGGAATGGATGAACTCGATGTCAGGAGGATTGAGAACTTCCTATCGCTTTCTCTGGAGGAAAGGGCCTTCCGCGCCTTCGTCTGTCCCTTCTGCGATATAGACCTGTCCTCGGGGACGACGGTCTGCCCACGATGCGGGGAGTCCATCGAAGAAGAGAAGCACATTTGCCCCGAGTGCAAGAACGAGGTCTCGGCCGAAGCCCTCATATGTGAGCACTGTGGGGCCCAGCTCATGGAGGTTGCGGCAGCCACAGTAATCAAGGACAAGATCGACACCCTCACACACATCGGGGGAGTCTCTGTGGAGAATGCGGAGTGGCTTCTCTCGAAAGGATACGACTACGACAGGCTAGCTGGTGCCGACCTCGAAGAGATACGGCAGGTCGAGGGCATACGCGAGAGCTTGGCATTCCTCCTGGCAGATCACTTCGGTAAAGTCGAGCATGTCTGTCCACTCTGTGGGACGAAGGTCGAGGCTGATGCGACCGTGTGTCGGCGTTGCGGAACATCTCTGGTTCCCGTCGAGGGGGAACCGGAGGAAGCTCCCCCGGTAGAGGCCGAGGTCTCCGAAGAGCTTCCCGCAGAGGAGGCTGTTCCCGAGGAGGCACCACTTATGGAGGTTGAGGAGCCTATCGAGGACGTGGCCGAGGAGGTTGCTGAAGAACCCGAACCCGTGCCAGAGGGGCTCGAAGCCGAGGTGGAGGAACCTCCAATCGCGGACGCAGAGATCGAGATCCCCGATTTGAATGAGGCCTTCACGTATCTCGTTAAGGAAGAGAGATCGGACTACACATTCAGAATGCTCCTGAAGGGCATCGAGAAGGGGAAACCTGGTTTTTGCGTCACTCGAATCTATCCTGACAAGGTGAGGGAGGCACACGGCCTCGAAGACGTTCCTATCCTCTGGCTCAGCAATGTGGGGAAAGAGGACTCCGTCCGCCCCAAGGACCTGGAGAAGCTGAGCCTCTCCCTCGAGCAGTTTATCACCAAGGAATCCGGGATCGTGCTTCTCGACGGCATCGAATATCTGATTACGAACAACAACTTCATAACCGTCCTGCGACTCATCCAATCCCTTCGCGACCAGATTGCCATCAACAGGTCCATACTCCTGATATCAGTCAATCCTGCAACTCTCGATGAACACCAGCTTAATCTGCTGGAACGCGAGGTGGATACTGTTCTGGGTCCCTATCCTTAGCACCCACCGTTGGGCATGTCGCCGATATCTGCCCCAACCAGATCGTGGAGTTCCCGGTGACTACATGAGGCTATCAAGCACTCTCTTCAGTCTGGTCACGCGATCATAGCTTGAGATTTCCTCCGGCCGAATCCATCGGTACTCCACGTGCTCCCAGTCAATCGTGATCTTTCTTGTGTCGACCTCATATAAGAAGGGATGAACCTCCCAGATGGTGTCATTCCCGCGTGCCAGGATGGGCTTTCCCTCCTTTCTGAGCAATGGATTCCCAATGGCGGTTTCCTCAAGGATCTCCTGCCTGGACCTATCAACCGGGTCCTCGTCGTCCTCCAAGTAACCAGAGACACCAGCCCACTTCCCCCTCTGCGTGCCGACCTCTTCGCTTCTCTTCAACAGCAGGACTCTTCCCTTGTTGAAGAGGAAGGACGTGACCGCCCGCCTCAACTGTACGTCAGGCAGCTCAACGGAGGACTCCTCGGCATCTACAACCATCTTGTCCCCTGTTCTCAGGAGGCCAACGTCGATTCCATCAATCATCGGGATTCCAGATATCACTGCGCCAGTTGCCACCACCGCTTCTGCCCTCTCGTTGACAATCGCCACAGGAGCTCGTCTGCTCCTCTTTGTGCTGTACATGACGTAGGATCCGACCGTGCTGCCTCTTCCGAACGGGAATGCAAGAACCTTCCCCCGGATGGACTCACCAGAGATATCGCTCTTGTGGTCTGTTATCAGACCGCTCTGTGGGTCGACGTCACCCAGAAATGAGATAGGGGAAGTCGAGACCAACCCGATACCCTCCGCCCCCCCTCCTGATATCCTTCTACCTATGAGTTTCACAGGAATCTCCTCATCAGACTTCCGACATCGTCGAACACGACCTCCTGTGAGCAGAACTTGGGGAGGTAGAATGCAGCCTTTCCGGAATCCGTTGCCACCACTCTGCTTCTGTCTTCTATCGGGCAGACGACCATGCACGTGTCGCAGAGCACCTTCCCGATGTCTTCCAGCCGGTCGTGAAGGCCTCTAGCCTGGCTGTATACATGGCGGCTCGTGCATAGCCATATCTCGGTCCCTTTCCTCTTCTTCATTCGACGACCGGCCAGATCCTTGAGCTCCTCCATTGAAAGGTGAGGGCACCCGATGGCAACTATGTCGGGCTCCTCCTCCTCCTCCGTACCCAGCTCCTCTGCCTTCTCATCCAGCTCCTCTCGGCCGATATCGATTCTCTCCAATTCGTCGGCAACCGCGTTCCTGTGCTCGGGAGTCACGTCCTCAATGTGGAAGAGGGGGATTGAGCCCGTCGATGCCAGAGCGGCTCCCAGGGACTTCATTTCA belongs to Candidatus Thermoplasmatota archaeon and includes:
- a CDS encoding NUDIX domain-containing protein, with amino-acid sequence MRRAVTSFLFNKGRVLLLKRSEEVGTQRGKWAGVSGYLEDDEDPVDRSRQEILEETAIGNPLLRKEGKPILARGNDTIWEVHPFLYEVDTRKITIDWEHVEYRWIRPEEISSYDRVTRLKRVLDSLM